One window of the Zea mays cultivar B73 chromosome 3, Zm-B73-REFERENCE-NAM-5.0, whole genome shotgun sequence genome contains the following:
- the LOC100281260 gene encoding disease resistance protein RGA4, translated as MAVEVVQFLVKKFVDSFTEEAADAEAELPFRAQFHDMRTDLEKAAVSPANADELRECLYELNDLLAECRRLANRPNQQRWCFAQSDAWRFPKTKKRVTAVRRRVLECVENDSGGNAAASQEDAAAGLDRWTTSWLEGSRIHGFDQQLAELESMAFRDCGAGKLNGVGIVGMGGIGKTVLAQLLFSSPRAKGRFFPRIWMCMSRTASAGADRRKEVLQGMLMALGHEEDAILSMNGSDSLTELTIAVHEQLEGKRFLIVFDDVWHIDSWYSDVVGVGPQNAMRRADDLSVLSERLAFALPKGRGGLVIVTSRLEQAAEAMVRKSCLYRVRPLVDSASWAIFMDVVLSQPQEKKAVDLVTVNHMKQEILETCGGFPSAAKTMGDIFASSSVSPPASTSTSEELGKSDHIITAR; from the coding sequence ATGGCCGTGGAAGTCGTCCAGTTTCTTGTGAAGAAGTTCGTGGATAGCTTCACCGAGGAGGCAGCGGACGCAGAGGCGGAGCTCCCTTTCCGCGCCCAATTCCACGACATGAGGACCGATCTGGAGAAGGCGGCCGTTTCTCCCGCCAACGCCGATGAGCTCCGGGAGTGCCTCTACGAACTCAACGACTTGCTCGCCGAGTGCCGCAGGCTCGCCAACCGGCCTAATCAGCAGCGCTGGTGCTTTGCCCAGTCCGACGCCTGGCGCTTCCCCAAGACCAAGAAGAGGGTGACCGCGGTCAGGCGCAGAGTCCTCGAGTGCGTCGAGAACGACTCCGGTGGCAACGCTGCGGCGTCGCAGGAGGACGCCGCCGCTGGGTTGGACCGCTGGACGACGTCTTGGCTCGAAGGGAGCAGGATCCATGGGTTTGACCAGCAGCTCGCGGAGCTGGAGTCCATGGCGTTCAGGGACTGCGGCGCGGGGAAGCTTAACGGCGTTGGCATCGTGGGCATGGGCGGCATCGGGAAGACCGTGCTCGCGCAGCTCCTGTTCAGCAGCCCGCGTGCGAAAGGCCGTTTCTTCCCCAGGATATGGATGTGCATGTCGCGCACCGCCTCTGCTGGAGCAGACAGACGCAAGGAAGTTTTGCAGGGGATGCTCATGGCTCTTGGACACGAGGAGGATGCCATCCTGTCCATGAACGGCAGCGATAGCCTGACAGAGCTGACGATCGCCGTCCACGAACAGCTCGAGGGGAAGAGGTTCCTCATAGTGTTCGACGACGTGTGGCACATCGATAGCTGGTACTCTGACGTTGTTGGCGTTGGCCCCCAGAACGCCATGCGGAGAGCCGACGACCTGTCTGTCTTATCAGAACGCCTCGCGTTCGCACTGCCCAAAGGGAGAGGTGGCCTGGTGATCGTCACCAGCCGGCTGGAGCAGGCGGCAGAGGCGATGGTGAGGAAGAGCTGCTTGTACCGTGTGCGGCCATTGGTGGACAGCGCGAGCTGGGCAATTTTCATGGATGTTGTTCTTTCCCAGCCCCAGGAGAAAAAGGCTGTCGATCTTGTCACTGTTAACCATATGAAACAGGAGATCCTTGAGACTTGTGGCGGGTTCCCATCGGCAGCCAAGACAATGGGAGACATCTTCGCAAGCAGCAGCGTTTCGCCACCTGCATCGACATCTACCAGCGAGGAACTCGGCAAGAGTGACCATATCATCACTGCTAGGTAA